One window from the genome of Amycolatopsis sp. NBC_01480 encodes:
- a CDS encoding DUF1707 SHOCT-like domain-containing protein, which produces MTSDDPVTGSATSAVRCSDAERERTAAALHQAVGEGRLSLSEVEERTTAIYAARYRHELDAVVADLPAPEPAAATGWRPVLTGLGHQVTAELMSLTSARRRALLIALVVLAVVAGLMLAVHGITDEGHGPDSFGHD; this is translated from the coding sequence ATGACATCGGACGATCCCGTGACCGGGTCCGCGACTTCGGCCGTGCGCTGCTCGGACGCCGAACGCGAGCGGACCGCCGCGGCGCTGCACCAGGCCGTCGGCGAAGGACGGCTGTCCCTGTCCGAAGTCGAGGAGCGGACCACGGCGATCTACGCCGCCCGGTACCGCCACGAACTCGACGCCGTCGTCGCCGATCTGCCGGCCCCCGAGCCGGCCGCCGCCACCGGCTGGCGCCCGGTGCTCACCGGGCTGGGCCACCAGGTCACCGCGGAGCTGATGTCCCTCACCTCGGCCCGCCGGCGAGCGCTGCTGATCGCGCTCGTGGTGCTCGCCGTCGTCGCCGGGCTGATGCTCGCGGTGCACGGGATCACCGACGAGGGACACGGCCCCGACTCCTTCGGTCACGACTGA